In Paenibacillus ihbetae, the following are encoded in one genomic region:
- a CDS encoding PHP domain-containing protein, which produces MPIRLPDDVKGGCDLHTHTQASDGMNRPSQNVQLAFERGLHALAITDHDTVAGVEEALLAGGRLGIEVVPGVEISTMAGGKDIHILGYYVNIHDEVFLGRLAELRRTRELRNEKILAKLKELGISITMDEVIRGLGRELAPDESIGRPHIADALVRKGHAGSMREAFDRYLAQGAAAYVPQERIHPSVACGWIRDAGGVPVLAHPGIYGDDELVDMIIREAAPVGIEVYHSDHGADDETRYLAMAERYSLIVTGGSDYHGVRQGEVFHGDIGARRVAAEVLDQLRNSRRSGQ; this is translated from the coding sequence ATGCCCATACGATTACCGGATGACGTAAAGGGAGGCTGTGATTTGCACACGCACACACAGGCTTCGGATGGAATGAATCGACCGTCTCAAAATGTACAGCTCGCTTTCGAGCGCGGCTTACACGCTCTGGCCATTACGGACCATGATACGGTCGCCGGCGTCGAAGAAGCTCTCCTTGCCGGAGGACGTCTCGGCATTGAGGTGGTGCCCGGCGTGGAGATCAGTACCATGGCCGGCGGCAAGGACATTCATATCCTGGGGTATTATGTGAATATCCATGACGAAGTCTTTCTCGGACGGCTGGCGGAGCTCCGGCGAACGAGGGAGCTGCGCAATGAGAAGATATTGGCGAAGCTTAAGGAGCTCGGAATCAGCATCACGATGGATGAAGTCATCCGGGGGCTGGGGCGGGAGCTTGCTCCCGACGAGAGCATCGGCCGGCCTCATATCGCCGATGCGTTAGTCCGCAAGGGACATGCAGGCAGCATGCGCGAGGCGTTTGACCGCTATCTCGCCCAAGGGGCGGCAGCCTATGTGCCCCAGGAGCGGATTCATCCGTCGGTGGCTTGCGGTTGGATCCGCGATGCAGGAGGCGTTCCCGTTCTTGCCCACCCGGGCATTTACGGGGACGATGAGCTGGTGGATATGATCATTCGGGAGGCCGCGCCGGTAGGCATCGAGGTGTACCACTCCGACCATGGAGCCGACGATGAAACCCGCTACTTGGCCATGGCCGAGCGATACAGCCTCATCGTGACCGGCGGCTCGGACTATCATGGCGTGAGACAGGGCGAGGTGTTTCACGGAGACATCGGTGCAAGGCGCGTAGCGGCCGAGGTGCTGGATCAGCTGCGGAATTCACGGCGATCCGGACAGTGA
- a CDS encoding selenium metabolism-associated LysR family transcriptional regulator translates to MNFHQLHIFYTVAERGSFSAAAQALHMSQPAVTMQIQALEEHFGTKLLNRSTKRIELSEAGRILLPYARKILELSRETDAAMAAFSNMLLGRLQLGASLTIGEYVLPRLLGPFGRAYPDISIMLKVMNTSQILEEIAGHQLNFGLIEAPVEHPDMVLEPVMEDELKLIVPSGHPLAARPDPVELHEVLTYPFVLREKGSGTRKVMEDVLIERGIDPRGIRTVMELGSTGAVKSAVEEGLGITMLSTSTVKHETALGLVKMIDIADASFRRNFYAIQLRSALLPMSATTFLTYLKEQRQ, encoded by the coding sequence ATGAATTTTCATCAGCTACATATTTTCTATACGGTGGCGGAGCGGGGGAGCTTCTCGGCAGCCGCCCAGGCGCTTCACATGAGCCAGCCTGCGGTCACGATGCAGATCCAGGCCCTGGAGGAGCATTTCGGCACGAAGCTGCTGAACCGCTCCACGAAGCGCATCGAACTGAGCGAGGCCGGCCGGATTCTGCTGCCCTATGCCCGGAAGATCCTGGAGCTCTCTCGGGAAACGGATGCGGCGATGGCGGCCTTTTCCAATATGCTGCTGGGAAGGCTCCAGCTCGGCGCAAGCCTGACCATCGGCGAATATGTGCTGCCGCGCCTCCTTGGCCCTTTCGGGCGGGCATATCCCGACATTTCGATTATGCTGAAGGTCATGAACACCTCGCAGATCCTCGAGGAGATCGCGGGTCATCAATTGAATTTCGGGCTGATCGAAGCCCCGGTGGAGCACCCGGATATGGTGCTTGAGCCGGTCATGGAGGATGAGCTGAAGCTGATTGTCCCGTCGGGGCATCCGCTCGCGGCTCGACCGGATCCGGTCGAGCTGCACGAAGTGCTTACCTATCCGTTTGTGCTTCGAGAGAAGGGCTCCGGAACCCGGAAGGTGATGGAGGATGTGTTGATAGAGCGGGGGATTGACCCCAGGGGAATCCGGACCGTCATGGAGCTCGGCAGCACCGGCGCGGTCAAATCAGCCGTGGAGGAGGGGCTCGGGATTACGATGCTCTCCACCTCGACCGTCAAGCACGAAACGGCGCTCGGGCTGGTCAAGATGATTGATATTGCGGATGCATCGTTCAGACGAAACTTCTATGCGATTCAGCTGCGGTCCGCACTGCTGCCGATGTCGGCGACGACCTTCCTGACTTACTTGAAAGAGCAGCGGCAGTAA
- a CDS encoding YlbG family protein — MLAERTGFIIWVSDVKAARNLEKYGSVHYISRRMHYVVMYVNADRAEETMKNIRRLSYVRKIERSYRNEIKTEYNSKGPDKAKFYGP, encoded by the coding sequence ATGTTGGCGGAACGTACCGGTTTTATTATATGGGTCAGCGATGTAAAGGCAGCGAGGAATCTGGAGAAGTACGGCAGCGTGCATTATATTTCACGCCGGATGCATTACGTTGTGATGTACGTCAACGCGGACCGTGCCGAGGAAACGATGAAGAATATCCGGAGATTATCATATGTTCGCAAGATCGAACGCTCTTACCGGAACGAGATTAAGACGGAATATAACAGCAAAGGTCCTGACAAGGCGAAGTTCTACGGTCCATAG
- a CDS encoding YlbF family regulator: MSVSEINTIDMAEVLTYAYEIGDMINASVEVADYLYWKQAVERDPAIQSLIKKLEAKKELFEETQRFGHFHPNYHSAKDEVSKVEAELEAFEPVVRFKQAEKNLDDLLHSMSERIAFSVSSSIKVPSNDPLPKKGCGSGGACQCG, from the coding sequence ATGAGCGTATCGGAAATAAACACGATCGATATGGCCGAGGTGCTCACCTATGCCTACGAGATCGGCGATATGATTAATGCTTCCGTCGAAGTGGCGGATTATTTATATTGGAAGCAGGCGGTTGAGCGTGATCCGGCCATCCAGAGCCTGATCAAGAAGCTGGAAGCCAAGAAGGAGCTGTTCGAGGAGACGCAGCGGTTCGGCCACTTCCATCCGAACTACCATTCGGCGAAGGATGAGGTCAGCAAGGTGGAGGCGGAGCTGGAAGCCTTTGAACCGGTCGTCCGGTTCAAGCAGGCGGAGAAGAACCTGGATGATCTTCTGCACTCAATGTCCGAGCGAATTGCCTTCTCGGTTTCGAGCAGCATCAAGGTCCCTAGCAACGATCCTCTTCCGAAGAAGGGCTGCGGCAGCGGCGGTGCCTGCCAGTGCGGATAA
- a CDS encoding helicase-associated domain-containing protein, translated as MTAMGNHESGGTASLDQLRPLERTVLCSIWRRFAGRPFNEDHLRTLIIPRLSGAEVQLGVQLLRRRGWIRAASKGWNEWEYFIPFHQLGSLQSSFCGLQSVPEAAEPSRLLQEGSAGISLDVFNTLVYALKTSLAVTSRGVLHKKHIRRLEEIAALSPADLDAAVLRFTQHEAYPPQVALILDLLQSLGLAAVERHGLIINRRALGEWLKLSREAMDNRLLFMLMERCIPENPAYQHFVWRLCDPSLPSGRWIDPVLLLAESYDDSQKGEDSGTSNRLNAGDVLPWLRLLAGCGYIDLGADGDGSIVFRWRITPSPAPAFSGDIVSSEAECGRLYIQPDFDILIPPDVPYTLRFQAALCTERLSDDVMSVYRLTRDSVLDAVRAGIDPDQIIELLEKGSAAGFPDHVRTAIVQWGMEDDSGNRPHPPANRLRQGNADLADLADLADLADVAGAGINRYSLPWSLDSAAAGSEERVGGFDEARSEPNGMEEQVPDIDSLLPDLTRIPAMWTKEWRAYHSSTAKQMMEQALALSVKLEISIDGRRMEFIPRELGRNPWKMTGALYPPDSGGPESVVQLGEGQWREMRLLLPGSV; from the coding sequence ATGACGGCGATGGGGAATCATGAAAGCGGAGGAACGGCCAGCCTGGATCAGCTGCGTCCCTTGGAGCGTACGGTGCTTTGCTCGATTTGGCGCAGGTTCGCCGGGCGGCCCTTTAATGAGGACCATCTGCGTACTTTGATCATTCCGCGTTTGAGCGGCGCGGAGGTGCAGCTCGGGGTGCAGCTCCTGCGAAGACGGGGATGGATTAGGGCGGCAAGCAAAGGATGGAACGAGTGGGAGTACTTTATTCCGTTTCATCAGCTCGGTTCCCTTCAATCGTCGTTTTGCGGCTTGCAGTCAGTCCCGGAGGCCGCAGAGCCCTCCAGGCTGCTGCAGGAAGGGAGTGCCGGCATATCGCTCGATGTATTCAATACGCTGGTCTACGCCCTGAAAACCTCTTTAGCCGTTACATCCCGCGGCGTACTGCACAAGAAGCATATCCGGCGGCTGGAGGAAATCGCCGCCCTTTCTCCTGCCGATCTGGATGCGGCGGTGCTCCGATTCACGCAGCATGAAGCGTATCCGCCCCAAGTAGCGCTTATTCTGGACCTGCTTCAGTCCCTCGGCCTTGCCGCCGTCGAGCGCCACGGGCTGATTATTAACCGCCGGGCTCTCGGAGAATGGCTCAAGCTTTCGCGCGAAGCGATGGACAACAGGCTCCTCTTCATGCTCATGGAACGCTGCATTCCGGAGAATCCGGCCTACCAGCATTTCGTCTGGCGCCTGTGCGATCCGTCGCTGCCTTCCGGCCGATGGATCGATCCGGTTCTGCTCCTGGCGGAAAGCTATGACGACAGTCAGAAGGGGGAGGACTCCGGCACCAGCAACCGGTTAAACGCCGGGGATGTCCTTCCATGGCTTCGTTTGCTGGCCGGCTGCGGGTACATCGACCTCGGAGCGGATGGCGACGGGAGCATCGTATTCCGGTGGCGGATAACGCCATCCCCGGCGCCGGCTTTTTCCGGGGATATCGTAAGCAGCGAGGCAGAATGCGGCCGGCTGTATATTCAGCCCGATTTCGACATCCTGATCCCGCCCGACGTTCCGTATACGCTGAGATTTCAGGCTGCGCTGTGTACGGAACGGTTATCGGATGACGTCATGTCGGTTTATCGGCTGACCCGGGACTCGGTCTTGGATGCCGTTAGGGCAGGCATTGATCCGGATCAGATCATCGAGCTGCTCGAGAAAGGGTCGGCAGCCGGATTCCCTGACCACGTCCGGACAGCGATCGTCCAGTGGGGCATGGAGGACGATTCAGGGAATCGCCCCCATCCGCCGGCCAACCGGCTTCGGCAGGGCAACGCTGACCTTGCCGACCTTGCCGACCTTGCCGACCTTGCCGATGTAGCCGGTGCCGGAATCAACCGCTATTCGCTGCCCTGGTCTCTGGATTCCGCAGCGGCTGGGAGCGAGGAGCGGGTTGGTGGCTTTGACGAAGCCCGGAGCGAGCCGAATGGGATGGAGGAGCAGGTGCCCGATATCGACTCCCTGCTCCCGGATCTCACGCGGATTCCTGCGATGTGGACGAAGGAATGGCGGGCTTACCACAGCTCAACGGCCAAACAAATGATGGAGCAGGCGCTCGCTTTATCCGTAAAACTGGAAATTTCGATCGATGGAAGGCGGATGGAATTTATTCCGCGCGAGCTTGGGCGAAACCCCTGGAAAATGACGGGCGCCCTGTATCCACCCGACTCAGGCGGCCCGGAGTCGGTCGTGCAGCTTGGCGAAGGACAATGGAGAGAAATGCGCCTGCTTCTCCCTGGAAGCGTATGA
- a CDS encoding DNA repair helicase XPB produces MTPKPCIVQRDRTVLLETAHPEFEQARRQLSQYADLLKSPSSFHTYRITPLSLWNAAASGMSAETICSSLQGLARWEVPSQVLAEIRQLVTRYGQLSLLPHPGKEQHLLLRSDSEPLLNELRPLRALADIGLVFRSSREAEVPADRRGLLKQELTRLGYPVLDHAGYQDGQHLDIRWRGETVQVSVNPGSACIPEASDPRMEENGQGFQLRDYQREAAASIRDAGGAGGSGVIVLPCGAGKTVIGMAAMRELQCETLILTSNTTSVRQWVDELLKKTTLTPEDIGEYSGHRKEVRPVTVATYQILTHRRGKGDEQLHMKLFNERRWGLIIYDEVHLLPAPVFRATADIQATRRLGLTATLIREDGREHDVFSLIGPKRYEMPWKELEDQGWIAEVDCLEVKVPMPSHLRAEYRAAGKREQYRLAAENPVKLPTLIRLIERHPGAQILVIGQYLDQLKAIADRLQAPLITGRMAQNERHAWYAAFRSGETRLLVVSKVANFAVDLPDASVAIEVSGSYGSRQEEAQRLGRLLRPKQGENKAHFYTLVTEDSREELFALRRRMFLIEQGYEYHAMTVMEEAAPAPADAKRASGRNERKPAGKREASST; encoded by the coding sequence ATGACCCCGAAGCCATGCATCGTCCAAAGGGATCGGACCGTTCTGCTTGAGACCGCACACCCCGAATTCGAGCAGGCCCGCCGGCAGCTGTCGCAGTATGCCGATCTGCTCAAAAGTCCTTCGTCGTTTCATACATATCGCATCACCCCGTTATCGCTCTGGAATGCCGCCGCAAGCGGGATGAGCGCCGAAACGATCTGCTCCAGCCTGCAAGGGCTGGCCAGATGGGAGGTTCCGTCGCAGGTTCTGGCGGAAATCCGCCAGCTTGTCACCCGTTACGGGCAGCTGTCTCTGCTCCCGCATCCGGGCAAGGAGCAGCATCTGCTTCTGCGCAGCGACAGCGAGCCGCTGCTGAACGAGCTGCGCCCACTTCGCGCGCTGGCGGACATCGGGCTCGTCTTCCGTTCATCCAGGGAAGCGGAGGTCCCGGCGGACCGGCGCGGCTTATTGAAGCAGGAGCTGACGCGCCTGGGCTATCCGGTACTGGACCATGCGGGATACCAGGACGGGCAGCATTTGGATATCCGGTGGCGGGGAGAAACCGTTCAGGTGTCCGTAAATCCAGGCAGCGCATGTATTCCGGAAGCTTCTGATCCCCGCATGGAGGAGAACGGGCAGGGCTTTCAGCTTCGCGATTACCAGCGCGAGGCGGCCGCATCCATTCGGGATGCCGGAGGCGCAGGGGGCAGCGGCGTGATCGTGCTGCCGTGCGGGGCGGGGAAGACGGTAATCGGCATGGCGGCAATGCGCGAGCTGCAGTGCGAGACGCTGATCCTTACTTCCAATACGACCTCGGTCAGACAGTGGGTCGATGAGCTATTAAAGAAAACGACGCTGACCCCGGAGGACATCGGCGAATATTCCGGACATCGCAAAGAAGTCCGGCCGGTCACCGTCGCTACGTATCAGATATTGACGCACCGGCGGGGCAAGGGAGACGAGCAGCTTCATATGAAGCTGTTCAACGAACGCCGCTGGGGGCTGATCATATACGATGAGGTTCATCTGCTGCCCGCCCCGGTATTTCGCGCCACCGCCGATATCCAGGCGACGAGGCGTCTGGGGCTGACGGCCACGCTGATCCGCGAGGATGGACGGGAGCATGACGTTTTTTCACTGATCGGTCCGAAGCGGTATGAGATGCCGTGGAAGGAGCTCGAGGATCAGGGGTGGATCGCCGAGGTGGACTGCCTGGAGGTTAAGGTTCCGATGCCTTCGCATCTGAGAGCCGAATACCGGGCTGCCGGAAAGCGGGAGCAGTATCGGCTCGCGGCCGAGAATCCGGTCAAGCTGCCAACGCTGATCCGGCTTATCGAGCGCCATCCGGGGGCACAGATTCTCGTTATCGGCCAGTACCTGGATCAGCTGAAGGCCATTGCCGATCGGCTGCAGGCCCCGCTCATTACCGGGCGGATGGCGCAGAATGAACGGCATGCATGGTATGCCGCTTTTCGCAGCGGGGAGACCCGGCTGCTGGTCGTCTCGAAGGTTGCCAATTTTGCGGTGGATCTGCCGGATGCGTCGGTCGCTATCGAGGTTTCCGGCAGCTACGGCTCGCGTCAGGAAGAAGCCCAGCGTTTGGGGAGGCTGCTGCGGCCCAAGCAAGGTGAGAACAAGGCGCATTTCTATACGCTCGTAACCGAGGACAGCCGCGAGGAATTATTTGCGCTGCGCCGCCGCATGTTCTTGATTGAGCAGGGGTACGAGTATCATGCGATGACCGTCATGGAGGAGGCGGCACCCGCCCCTGCGGATGCGAAGCGGGCTTCGGGCCGCAACGAGCGGAAGCCGGCGGGCAAAAGGGAGGCATCAAGCACATGA
- a CDS encoding M20 family metallopeptidase, whose product MKEAFWEQWFPRMVEWRRHLHMNPEVSYHEKETSRFVADRLRELGLEVKTDVGGYGVIGILRGDKPGKTIVLRADMDALPIEDGKSCEYKSSVPGVMHACGHDGHTSMLLGAAAYYSTYREELPGEIRFMFQPAEEVCPGGAIEMIKDGAIEGADVVYGLHLWTPLPVGTAASAPGPLMAAADEFFIDITGRGGHGGMPHVTADALVAGAALVMQLQTIVSRTVDPLQPAVVTIGTMQAGTAQNVIASSCRITGTVRTFDEATRTLIRERIEMMARTVSETYGTESSVRYLIGYPALVNDEQETARFFRIAPKVFGEGQVQLSPKLMPAEDFAYYLQKLPGCFMFVGAGNPQKDAVYPHHHPMFDFDEEAMRYGVQLLVEMVSSCREEG is encoded by the coding sequence ATGAAGGAAGCATTTTGGGAACAGTGGTTTCCGCGAATGGTAGAGTGGCGACGTCATTTACATATGAATCCGGAAGTATCGTATCATGAGAAGGAAACCTCGAGATTTGTTGCGGACCGGTTGCGGGAGCTCGGCCTCGAGGTCAAGACCGATGTCGGCGGTTACGGCGTCATTGGCATTTTAAGGGGCGACAAGCCTGGAAAAACAATCGTCCTGCGAGCGGACATGGACGCGCTGCCGATCGAGGACGGCAAGAGCTGTGAATACAAATCCAGCGTTCCCGGAGTGATGCATGCCTGCGGACATGACGGCCATACCTCCATGCTGCTTGGAGCAGCCGCTTACTACAGCACATACCGGGAGGAGCTTCCGGGCGAAATCCGGTTCATGTTCCAGCCTGCCGAGGAGGTATGCCCCGGCGGGGCGATCGAGATGATCAAGGACGGTGCCATCGAAGGCGCCGACGTGGTCTACGGTCTTCATCTGTGGACGCCGCTCCCTGTCGGCACCGCAGCAAGCGCCCCGGGGCCGCTCATGGCCGCTGCGGATGAATTCTTCATCGATATTACCGGACGCGGCGGTCACGGCGGGATGCCGCATGTGACGGCGGATGCGCTTGTAGCCGGGGCTGCGCTTGTCATGCAGCTGCAGACGATCGTCAGCCGAACGGTCGATCCGCTGCAGCCTGCGGTTGTCACGATCGGAACGATGCAGGCAGGCACGGCGCAGAACGTGATCGCATCGTCCTGCCGGATTACCGGAACGGTGCGCACGTTCGACGAGGCTACGCGGACGCTGATCCGCGAGCGGATCGAAATGATGGCCCGCACCGTATCCGAAACCTATGGCACGGAATCGTCGGTCCGTTATCTGATCGGCTATCCGGCCCTGGTGAATGATGAGCAGGAGACGGCCCGGTTCTTCCGCATTGCGCCGAAGGTGTTCGGAGAAGGGCAGGTACAGCTGTCGCCGAAGCTGATGCCGGCCGAGGATTTCGCTTACTATCTGCAGAAGCTTCCGGGCTGCTTCATGTTCGTGGGCGCAGGGAACCCGCAGAAAGATGCGGTATACCCGCACCACCATCCGATGTTTGATTTCGATGAAGAGGCGATGCGCTACGGCGTTCAGCTGCTCGTGGAGATGGTGTCAAGCTGCAGGGAGGAAGGCTAG
- a CDS encoding NUDIX domain-containing protein — MNRTVYRTEYYAVEENDQHEIVVFDQLPESASVVALHEGCLLLVRQYREAVDEMTWELPGGTVRPGEEAAAAARRELEEEAGILCKDLSYMGSAYPMASLANRKVHYFFTDAVKPDRALDRRPDDDDVAAVWVPLRDVFRKVQQGSADAMVGHGLLLGSLNGYISIE, encoded by the coding sequence ATGAACCGGACCGTGTACAGGACGGAATATTATGCAGTAGAGGAGAACGATCAGCACGAAATCGTTGTATTCGACCAGCTGCCGGAATCAGCCTCGGTGGTCGCGCTTCATGAAGGGTGCCTGCTGCTGGTGCGCCAGTATCGGGAAGCGGTGGACGAGATGACTTGGGAGCTTCCCGGAGGGACCGTCCGTCCCGGGGAAGAGGCAGCCGCAGCCGCCCGGCGCGAGCTGGAAGAGGAAGCGGGCATTCTGTGCAAGGATTTGAGCTATATGGGCAGTGCATACCCGATGGCTTCGCTCGCGAACCGGAAGGTGCATTATTTTTTTACGGATGCGGTGAAGCCGGACCGCGCTCTGGACCGCCGTCCGGACGATGACGACGTGGCTGCCGTATGGGTTCCGCTTCGGGACGTGTTCCGAAAGGTTCAGCAGGGCAGCGCAGACGCTATGGTCGGACACGGCCTGCTTCTGGGGAGCCTTAACGGTTACATTTCGATCGAATGA
- a CDS encoding YugN family protein codes for MIFENTGLDGLHSDLAYLDECAEKVGFIRWQWEYYRATYDLKIEDKKNQAEYFLRINTRAVEGRLEKPDTILKIEAVYMGKATFPHGLEYESMAPQPVMNVATKKIQELKALLEA; via the coding sequence ATGATTTTTGAAAATACAGGCTTAGACGGATTACACAGCGATTTGGCTTACCTCGACGAATGTGCGGAAAAGGTAGGATTCATTCGCTGGCAGTGGGAATACTACCGCGCTACATACGATTTGAAAATCGAAGATAAAAAGAACCAGGCAGAATACTTCCTGCGCATCAACACGCGCGCCGTGGAAGGCAGGCTGGAGAAGCCTGACACCATTCTTAAGATTGAAGCCGTCTATATGGGCAAGGCTACCTTCCCTCACGGTCTGGAGTATGAGAGCATGGCGCCTCAGCCGGTCATGAATGTGGCCACCAAGAAGATTCAGGAGCTGAAAGCTCTGCTGGAAGCGTAG
- the ftsW gene encoding putative lipid II flippase FtsW has product MNTTKPQPKRGTPDFQLLIMTLLLVGFGLIMVFSSSSSLTVFNEKFNNDPLYFTKRQAAFAVLGTFVMFVAMNINYKKYKKLFLPVFFLTLILLILVVMLGKTTNGAVSWFQLGSLGIQPTELAKIATIVYLSALITKKGERIRQWKGGFFPVLIIVGIVAGLIMLQPDLGSCFILVATCGLLIYAGGANLKHILGCISLVALGLVLTLGVGSLFNSDDTPEEASKNYKIGRIEAFLDPFKDESSTGYNLVQSLIAIGQGGVTGAGFGESVQKLHYLPNPYNDFIFSVIGEEFGFIGTALFLLFYLYFIIRGIIVSLRCSDPFGTLTGVGIMGLIAIQAFINIGGVTNTIPITGVTLPFISYGGSSLLVMMLSMGIVLSISRDSNRPAKQEQVKSVIKKDYRTAR; this is encoded by the coding sequence ATGAATACGACCAAACCTCAGCCGAAGAGAGGCACACCTGATTTCCAGCTGCTCATCATGACTTTGCTGCTGGTGGGATTCGGACTGATTATGGTGTTCAGTTCCAGCTCCAGCTTGACCGTCTTCAATGAGAAATTCAACAACGATCCGCTTTACTTTACGAAGCGTCAGGCCGCCTTTGCCGTACTGGGTACCTTTGTCATGTTCGTGGCAATGAACATCAACTACAAGAAATACAAGAAGCTGTTCCTTCCTGTATTTTTTCTAACACTGATCCTGCTCATCTTGGTCGTGATGCTCGGCAAGACGACCAACGGCGCCGTCAGCTGGTTCCAGCTCGGGTCGCTGGGCATTCAGCCTACCGAGCTTGCCAAGATCGCTACGATCGTGTATCTGTCCGCCTTGATCACGAAGAAAGGGGAGCGCATCCGTCAATGGAAGGGCGGATTCTTCCCCGTCCTGATCATCGTGGGCATCGTCGCCGGGCTCATCATGCTGCAGCCGGATCTCGGCTCCTGCTTCATTCTGGTCGCGACCTGCGGGCTGCTCATCTATGCGGGCGGAGCGAACCTCAAGCATATTCTCGGCTGTATTTCGCTCGTCGCGCTCGGTTTGGTGCTTACGCTCGGCGTCGGCTCGCTGTTTAACTCAGACGATACTCCGGAGGAAGCCTCCAAGAACTATAAGATCGGACGGATCGAGGCTTTTCTGGATCCCTTCAAGGATGAATCGAGTACGGGCTACAACCTGGTCCAATCCCTGATTGCCATCGGTCAAGGCGGGGTCACCGGGGCAGGCTTCGGCGAGAGCGTGCAGAAGCTGCATTATTTGCCAAACCCCTACAACGACTTTATTTTCTCCGTCATCGGCGAGGAATTCGGCTTTATCGGCACGGCCTTATTTTTACTGTTCTACTTGTATTTCATTATCCGGGGCATCATCGTCTCGCTCCGATGCTCCGATCCTTTCGGGACGCTGACGGGCGTGGGCATCATGGGCCTCATCGCCATTCAGGCCTTCATTAATATCGGCGGCGTGACCAACACGATTCCGATTACCGGCGTTACCCTTCCGTTTATCAGCTACGGCGGCTCATCCCTGCTCGTCAT